A genomic window from Brassica oleracea var. oleracea cultivar TO1000 chromosome C8, BOL, whole genome shotgun sequence includes:
- the LOC106309817 gene encoding probable rhamnogalacturonate lyase B encodes MKLGAPRKKSGWVMLQVLLLHLLVQSVHSQNSRNKLNITNPGQSIPGLAVQLKRVSNERVVVDNGIIQVTFSSPQGLITGIKYNGIDNVLDDEIDDRGYWDVAWYEPEKALEIDKLEGTKFEIITQNEEQVEISFTRTWTISKRGSLVPLNVDKRYIIRTGVSGIYMYGILERLEDWPDVDMDQIRIVFKLNPKKFDFMAISDDRQRSMPSMADRDNAKILAYREAVLLTNPKNPMFKGEVDDKYMYSMEDKDNNVHGWISSDPPVGFWMITPSDEFRLGGPIKQDLTSHAGPITLSMFTSTHYAGKEMRMDYRNGEPWKKVFGPVLAYLNSVSPKDSTLRLWKDAKRQMAEEVRSWPYDFVNSEDYPLSHQRGTIEGQFYIKDRYVSRLNIYGKFAFVGLAPCGEAGSWQTESKGYQFWTKADRKGRFIIENVRAGNYSLYAWGYGFIGDYKYEQNITITPGSQMNVGPIVYEPPRNGPTLWEIGVPDRTAGEFYIPDPYPTLMNKLYVNPLQDRFRQYGLWDRYADLYPQNDLVYTVGVSDYKRDWFFAHVTRNAGNNTYDSTTWQIIFNLENVNRVGLYTLRIALASAADSELQVRVNNPKSDHIFTTGLIGKDNAIARHGIHGLYRLYSINVAGDLLSVGDNTIYLTQSRSVGPFQGVMYDYIRLESPFTT; translated from the exons ATGAAACTCGGAGCTCCGAGAAAGAAGTCGGGTTGGGTTATGCTCCAAGTTCTTCTTCTGCATCTCCTTGTTCAAAGTGTTCATTCTCAGAACTCACG AAACAAGCTAAACATCACAAATCCTGGACAAAGTATACCAGGCTTAGCAGTTCAGCTAAAGAGAGTTAGTAATGAGAGG GTGGTAGTTGATAATGGTATTATTCAAGTTACTTTCTCGAGCCCACAAGGTTTGATAACTGGAATCAAATATAATGGCATCGATAACGTGTTGGACGACGAAATTGACGATCGTGG GTATTGGGACGTAGCCTGGTATGAACCGGAAAAGGCATTGGAAATTGACAA ACTAGAAGGAACTAAATTCGAAATCATAACTCAGAACGAAGAACAAGTTGAAATTTCATTTACAAGGACGTGGACGATCTCGAAACGTGGCTCCTTGGTCCCCCTTAACGTAGATAAAAG GTACATTATTCGAACTGGTGTCTCCGGAATATACATGTACGGTATATTAGAGAGGTTAGAAGATTGGCCCGACGTGGACATGGACCAGATTAGGATCGTCTTCAAGCTCAACCCCAAAAA ATTTGATTTCATGGCGATATCTGATGACCGGCAGAGAAGCATGCCATCCATGGCGGATCGAGACAATGCTAAGATATTAGCTTACAGAGAAGCTGTTCTCTTGACAAACCCGAAGAACCCTATGTTTAAAGGAGAG GTGGACGATAAGTATATGTACTCAATGGAAGACAAAGACAACAACGTTCATGGTTGGATCTCGTCGGACCCACCGGTTGGGTTTTGGATGATAACTCCAAGCGATGAATTCCGACTTGGTGGGCCCATCAAGCAAGACCTCACCTCTCACGCGGGACCCATCACCCTGTCC ATGTTTACGAGCACTCATTACGCGGGGAAAGAGATGAGAATGGATTATAGAAATGGAGAGCCATGGAAGAAGGTTTTTGGACCTGTCTTGGCTTATCTCAACTCTGTCTCTCCCAAAGATTCCACTCTTCGTCTCTGGAAAGATGCTAAACGACAG ATGGCTGAAGAAGTTAGAAGCTGGCCTTATGATTTTGTAAATTCAGAAGACTATCCTCTTTCTCATCAGAGAGGAACGATCGAAGGTCAATTCTATATCAAAGACCG ATACGTGTCAAGACTAAATATATATGGGAAATTTGCTTTTGTTGGTTTGGCACCATGTGGTGAAGCCGGTTCATGGCAAACCGAATCAAAG GGGTATCAGTTTTGGACGAAAGCTGACAGAAAAGGAAGATTCATAATAGAGAATGTGAGGGCAGGCAATTATAGTCTCTACGCATGGGGTTATGGTTTTATCGGTGACTATAAATATGAACAAAACATTACCATCACTCCAG GTAGTCAGATGAATGTAGGGCCTATAGTGTATGAGCCACCTAGAAACGGTCCAACGTTGTGGGAAATAGGTGTACCGGACCGAACAGCCGGAGAGTTCTATATACCGGATCCTTATCCTACACTTATGAATAAGCTTTATGTTAACCCACTTCAAGACAG ATTTAGACAATATGGATTATGGGATCGTTACGCAGATTTATACCCTCAAAACGATCTTGTCTACACAGTCGGTGTTAGTGATTATAAAAGAGATTGGTTCTTTGCACATGTAACCAG AAATGCTGGAAATAATACATACGATTCAACGACATGGCAAATAATATTTAACCTGGAAAACGTGAACCGTGTCGGTCTCTACACGCTCAGAATAGCTCTAGCCTCAGCTGCTGATTCCGAGTTACAAGTTCGGGTCAACAATCCGAAATCCGATCATATTTTCACGACCGGTTTAATCGGAAAAGACAATGCCATTGCAAGACATGGGATTCATGGGTTATATAGATTGTATAGTATCAACGTTGCCGGAGATTTACTAAGTGTTGGTGATAATACCATATATTTAACTCAATCGAGAAGTGTAGGACCGTTTCAAGGTGTTATGTATGATTATATTCGTCTTGAAAGTCCTTTTACAACTTGA
- the LOC106307275 gene encoding kinesin-like protein Klp68D, translated as MEDVQINAVDPNVTSSSDSPPEIPDPQLVSDTTEKSKIGDTPMDERDDSMVCDPNSRLVLSGFTKANHSADDTIMFINAGGADSKVLDPEMSILRDTYFEGGGVLRTDESILEGGDLPFIYQSARVGNFSYGINNLLPGEYFVDFHFAEIVNTNGPKGIRVFNVYVQDDKVLSEFDIFSVVGANRPLLLVDLRVVVVDDGLIKVRFEGINGSPVVCGICLRKAPQVSVVRTSQDYIKCQNCATEIEISPARKRLMRAKAHEKYEKKIEELSERYQHKSNECHEAWMSLTSANEQLEKVMMELDNKMYEARSLDQTVETQADCLNSITSKYENDKRHWTTAIASLQEKIEIMKREQSQLSQEAHECVGSIPELYKMVDGVQALVSQCEDLKQKYSEEQAKRKELYNHIQETKGNIRVFCRCRPLNKEETSTRCATAVDFDGAKDGELGVVTGNNSKKNFKFDRVYTPKDGQVDVFADASPMVVSVLDGYNVCIFAYGQTGTGKTFTMEGTPQNRGVNYRTVEQLFEIANERRETISYNISVSVLEVYNEQIRDLLATSPASKKLEIKQSFDGSHHVPGLVEAKVENINEVWNVLQAGSNARAVGSNNVNEHSSRSHCMLSIMVKAKNLMNGDCTKSTLWLVDLAGSERLAKTDVQGERLKEAQNINRSLSALGDVIYALATKSSHIPYRNSKLTHLLQDSLGGDSKTLMFVQISPSEHDVSESLSSLNFATRVRGVELGPARKQVDTGELQKMKAMVEKARHESRSKEELIKKLEENIQNLEGKNKGRDHSYRSLQEKNKELESQLESLHNQSEKQNAQLQEKLKSRDETCTNLQQKVKELECKLRERHQSDSAAYQQKVKDLETKLKDSEGNSLVLQQKVKDYENKLKDSESNSLVWQHKIKELERKQKDEQTQEAVLLGQKIKELEVRLKEQELHVQQMAATREFPDIASATPNEVKTCFKEDNFGNENAESNNNNILRTSNRLKASAARRNDSLNLNEVTRKKRVSRSGETENNGGDEPQMKEKRIRKSDPPKVVARLTRPTRPVSSSNQVPVAQKRVVSREQQQAVVGKERDPKKKMWTR; from the exons ATGGAGGATGTTCAGATCAACGCGGTGGATCCAAACGTGACCTCCTCATCCGATTCACCACCGGAGATTCCCGATCCCCAACTCGTTAGCGACACAACTGAGAAATCAAAGATCGGAGACACACCCATGGACGAGCGCGACGATTCCATGGTCTGCGATCCCAATTCAAGACTCGTTCTCAGCGGTTTCACCAAAGCTAATCACTCAG CAGATGATACCATCATGTTCATAAATGCTGGAGGAGCTGATTCGAAGGTGCTAGATCCCGAGATGAGTATCCTCAGAGACACCTATTTCGAAGGAGGAGGTGTGCTGAGAACAGATGAGTCTATCCTCGAAGGAGGAGACTTGCCGTTCATCTACCAGTCAGCTCGTGTGGGGAACTTTAGCTACGGGATAAACAATCTTCTTCCTGGAGAGTACTTTGTGGATTTCCATTTCGCGGAGATTGTTAACACCAATGGACCTAAAGGGATTAGAGTCTTTAATGTCTATGTTCAAGATGACAAG GTCTTATCTGAATTCGATATCTTCTCGGTGGTTGGCGCAAACAGGCCTCTTCTGTTGGTTGACTTAAGGGTCGTTGTAGTGGATGATGGCTTGATAAAGGTTAGGTTCGAAGGAATCAATGGAAGTCCAGTGGTTTGTGGGATTTGTCTCAGGAAAGCACCACAGGTTTCAG TTGTAAGGACATCACAAGATTATATTAAGTGTCAGAACTGTGCTACCGAAATAGAGATTTCTCCGGCTCGG AAGAGGCTTATGCGAGCAAAAGCTCATGAGAAGTATGAGAAGAAGATAGAAGAGCTTTCTGAACGATACCAACATAAGTCAAACGAGTGCCACGAAGCATGGATGTCACTGACCTCTGCCAATGAGCAACTAGAGAAAGTGATGATGGAACTCGACAATAAGATGTATGAGGCACGCTCTCTAG ACCAAACTGTGGAGACGCAAGCAGATTGTTTGAACAGTATCACTAGCAAGTATGAGAATGACAAGAGACATTGGACCACTGCAATTGCTAGTCTACAGGAGAAAATAGAG ATAATGAAAAGGGAACAATCTCAGCTATCCCAGGAAGCACACGAATGTGTGGGATCGATTCCTGAATTGTACAAAATGGTTGATGGAGTTCAGGCACTTG TTTCACAGTGTGAGGATCTCAAGCAGAAGTACAGCGAAGAGCAAGCAAAGCGAAAGGAGCTATATAACCATATACAAGAGACTAAAG GCAATATTAGGGTCTTTTGTCGTTGCCGCCCTTTGAATAAAGAGGAAACATCAACGAGGTGTGCCACAGCTGTTGACTTTGATGGAGCAAAAGATGGAGAGCTTGGTGTTGTTACAGGAAATAATTCCAAGAAGAATTTCAAGTTTGACCGAGTTTATACACCAAAAGATGGTCAAG TTGATGTCTTTGCAGATGCTTCTCCTATGGTTGTTTCAGTGCTAGACGGCTACAATGTGTGTATCTTTGCATACGGGCAAACAGGAACAGGGAAGACGTTTACAATGGAAGGTACCCCACAGAACAGGGGTGTCAACTATAGAACCGTTGAGCAGTTATTTGAAATTGCTAACGAAAGGCGAGAGACAATTTCATATAATATTTCTGTTAGTGTCCTTGAGGTCTACAACGAACAGATAAGAGACTTATTGGCAACATCACCAGCCTCAAAGAA GTTGGAGATCAAACAATCATTTGACGGATCCCATCATGTTCCTGGGTTAGTTGAAGCAAAAGTGGAAAATATAAATGAAGTGTGGAATGTGCTTCAAGCTGGGAGCAATGCAAGAGCTGTTGGATCCAACAACGTGAATGAACATAGTAGCCGCTCTCACTG CATGCTCTCTATAATGGTGAAAGCGAAGAACCTGATGAATGGTGACTGCACAAAAAGCACGCTTTGGCTTGTTGATTTAGCAGGAAGTGAGAGGTTGGCAAAGACTGACGTGCAAGGTGAGCGTCTGAAGGAGGCACAGAACATCAATAGATCGCTATCAGCTCTTGGGGATGTGATTTATGCATTGGCTACAAAGAGCAGTCACATTCCATACAG GAACTCAAAATTAACTCACCTGCTTCAAGATTCACTGG GAGGTGACTCCAAGACGCTGATGTTTGTGCAAATCAGTCCTTCTGAGCACGATGTGAGTGAGAGTTTAAGTTCACTAAACTTTGCAACTCGTGTTAGAGGGGTTGAGTTGGGTCCTGCGAGGAAGCAAGTTGATACCGGTGAGCTTCAGAAGATGAAAGCAATG GTGGAGAAAGCAAGGCATGAAAGCCGATCTAAAGAGGAATTGATAAAAAAGCTGGAAGAGAACATACAGAACCTGGAAGGTAAGAATAAAGGAAGAGACCATTCATACCGAAGTCTCCAGGAAAAGAACAAAGAGCTTGAAAGCCAGCTTGAGTCACTGCATAACCAATCGGAAAAGCAAAACGCACAGCTTCAAGAAAAACTAAAAAGCAGAGATGAGACTTGTACCAATCTCCAGCAGAAG GTCAAGGAGCTAGAGTGTAAGCTTCGGGAGAGACACCAATCAGACTCTGCAGCTTACCAACAGAAG GTTAAGGATCTTGAGACTAAGTTGAAAGACTCTGAAGGAAACTCCCTTGTGTTGCAACAGAAGGTTAAGGATTATGAGAACAAGTTGAAAGATTCTGAAAGCAACTCTCTTGTATGGCAACATAAG ATTAAAGAGCTGGAGAGGAAACAAAAAGACGAGCAAACTCAAGAAGCAGTTTTACTAGGACAGAAG ATTAAAGAGCTTGAAGTGAGGCTAAAGGAGCAAGAGCTGCACGTACAGCAAATGGCAGCAACGAGAGAGTTCCCTGATATTGCGAGTGCTACTCCTAACGAAGTGAAAACTTGTTTCAAAGAAGATAACTTTGGGAATGAGAATGCGGAATCCAACAACAACAACATCTTGAGAACATCAAACCGGCTCAAGGCTAGTGCTGCTCGAAGAAACGATTCTTTGAACCTCAATGAGGTGACTAGAAAGAAGAGGGTCTCGAGAAGCGGTGAAACAGAGAACAACGGTGGTGATGAACCTCAGATGAAGGAGAAACGGATCAGGAAATCAGACCCACCAAAAGTTGTTGCCAGATTAACCAGACCAACGAGACCAGTCAGTTCGTCGAACCAAGTCCCTGTGGCTCAGAAGAGAGTTGTTAGCAGAGAACAACAACAAGCTGTGGTCGGGAAAGAGAGAGACCCCAAGAAGAAGATGTGGACCAGATAA
- the LOC106307215 gene encoding KH domain-containing protein At4g18375-like, with protein sequence MNNRRGTTASASNPNRRLQRRQVIHVLPDETALRVVCHASVIGGIIGSNGRVVSNLRRETGAKIHCESPTSGSDHSVVFIVGSNAVDKSFLLTDRVGDYSSGGEREGWVTCEVSAAQAALIRVLERSWAVLAEKDSGGVVAEEEGKEAYCGMLADRSQIGAVLGLGGKNVEWMRRNSGATIRVLPPPSCGANSDELIQITGDVLAVKKALVMVSTFLQNSPPLNGYPPPLCSKPYDTNGNSEDPHSEFFPNLRSSSSLPNIASDAASTSHSPSPRYEEGNSFQGSKDRDKKVVFKMICTSLAAGGIIGKQGTIIRALQNETGASISIGAPLKASGERVVTISARESLESRFSQAQKALVRVFTRSVEIDVGKGLFPGALVKAKLVVPSQFANDLIGNKEANVDVHISVGGQTLDCISENEMVIEIMGEYRHVEKALSHVSSKLRENLLPRKDLEVMRARVGNPYENGEANYNLQPSQQVRGDSLSVSDGEQDVKMVRSGTEVMKSIGDLMHTEAVNEANGSTPPSLLENDLTQGMKQFNLSGNGDISFLPPRGKGVSLRNVTLELAVEKDALAALYGRDGAGLDNLQQISGARVDVKDAPTKGETMVLLSGNPEQTRTAMSLIVSILADH encoded by the exons ATGAATAACCGCCGCGGAACAACAGCCTCCGCATCAAATCCAAATCGACGATTACAGCGACGCCAGGTGATCCACGTGCTACCGGACGAGACGGCCTTACGAGTCGTCTGCCACGCGTCGGTCATCGGCGGCATAATCGGATCAAACGGCCGCGTCGTCTCCAACCTCCGCCGCGAAACCGGCGCCAAAATCCACTGCGAGTCTCCAACCAGCGGCTCCGACCACTCGGTCGTGTTCATCGTCGGCTCGAACGCCGTCGACAAAAGCTTCCTGCTGACCGACAGAGTGGGAGACTACTCCTCCGGCGGCGAGCGCGAGGGCTGGGTGACGTGCGAGGTCTCCGCCGCTCAGGCGGCGCTGATTAGGGTTTTGGAGAGGTCGTGGGCGGTTCTCGCGGAGAAGGATAGCGGCGGAGTGGTGGCGGAGGAGGAGGGTAAAGAAGCTTATTGTGGGATGCTAGCTGATCGGAGTCAGATTGGAGCTGTGTTGGGGTTGGGTGGGAAGAACGTGGAGTGGATGAGGAGAAACTCCGGCGCCACGATTAGGGTTTTGCCTCCTCCGAGTTGTGGTGCTAACAGTGATGAACTGATTCAG ATTACAGGCGATGTCTTAGCTGTAAAGAAGGCACTTGTCATGGTATCAACTTTTCTTCAAAACTCTCCACCTCTCAACGGCTATCCACCGCCACTTTGCAGCAAACCTTATGATACCAACGGAAACTCAGAGGATCCGCATTCTGAGTTTTTCCCGAACCTGCGTTCTTCTTCTTCGTTGCCTAATATCGCTTCAGACGCTGCATCTACTAGCCATTCGCCATCACCACGATACGAAGAAGGAAACAGTTTTCAAGGTTCCAAAGATAGAGATAAGAAGGTTGTGTTCAAAATGATCTGCACGAGTCTTGCAGCCGGGGGCATCATTGGGAAACAAGGAACTATCATCAGAGCTCTGCAGAACGAAACGGGTGCTTCTATCTCGATTGGAGCTCCGTTGAAAGCATCCGGTGAACGAGTTGTTACCATCTCTGCACGTGAG AGCCTCGAGTCACGGTTCTCTCAGGCACAAAAAGCTCTGGTTCGCGTCTTTACAAGGTCTGTTGAGATTGATGTTGGGAAAGGTCTGTTTCCTGGTGCTTTAGTGAAAGCCAAGCTAGTGGTGCCGTCACAGTTTGCTAATGACTTGATTGGAAACAAAGAAGCAAATGTTGATGTACACATCTCAGTAGGTGGCCAGACTCTGGACTGTATCTCAGAAAATGAAATGGTGATAGAG ATTATGGGAGAGTATAGGCATGTAGAGAAGGCGTTGTCTCATGTTTCTTCTAAACTAAGGGAGAATCTATTGCCAAGGAAGGACTTGGAAGTAATGAGAGCTAGAGTTGGTAATCCGTATGAAAATGGAGAAGCAAACTATAATCTGCAACCATCACAGCAAGTAAGAGGCGATTCTCTCTCGGTATCAGATGGTGAACAAGACGTGAAGATGGTCAGAAGCGGTACAGAAGTTATGAAATCGATCGGTGACTTGATGCACACAGAGGCAGTTAATGAAGCCAACGGCTCTACACCACCAAGTTTGCTGGAGAATGACTTGACACAGGGGATGAAACAGTTTAACCTTTCTGGCAACGGAGACATCTCTTTTCTACCACCACG AGGTAAAGGTGTATCTTTGAGAAACGTTACCTTGGAGCTAGCTGTGGAGAAGGATGCTCTTGCTGCACTCTACGGAAGAGATGGAGCCGGTCTAGATAATCTACAACAG ATTTCAGGAGCTAGAGTGGATGTGAAGGATGCTCCTACAAAAGGTGAAACAATGGTCTTACTCTCTGGGAATCCTGAGCAAACCCGTACAGCCATGTCTTTGATCGTTTCAATCCTTGCTGATCATTGA
- the LOC106310459 gene encoding nicotinamidase 1: MATDETIFDHLKKEIPVDEESLLLNPDSSVGLVIVDVVNGFCTVGSGNMAPTKPNEQISKMVEESAMLAREFCDRKWPVFAFLDSHHPDVPEIPYPPHCIIGTQEAELVPALQWLESESCATLMRKDCINGFVGSMEKDGSNTFVDWVKEKQIKAIVVVGICTDICVFDFVATVLSARNHSVLPPLEDVIVYSRGCATYDLPLHVAKDIKGAQAHPQEMMHHVGLYMAKGRGAKVVSQVSFDP; this comes from the exons ATGGCTACTGATGAAACGATATTTGATCACCTGAAGAAGGAGATCCCAGTGGACGAGGAGTCTCTTCTTCTGAACCCAGACTCGAGCGTAGGTCTCGTCATCGTCGACGTGGTCAATGGTTTCTGCACCGTTGGCTCCGGCAACATG GCTCCAACGAAGCCCAACGAGCAGATATCGAAGATGGTGGAGGAATCTGCAATGCTCGCAAGAGAGTTCTGCGATCGTAAGTGGCCCGTCTTTGCGTTTCTCGACTCTCACCATCCTGATGTTCCGGAGATCCCTTATCCTCCTCATTGCATCATAGGAACTCAAGAAGCAGAACTTGTTCCTG CTCTACAGTGGCTTGAAAGTGAGAGTTGTGCCACTCTTATGCGGAAGGACTGCATTAATGGGTTTGTGGGTTCGATGGAGAAAGACGGTTCTAATACGTTTGTGGATTGGGTTAAGGAGAAACAGATCAAAGCT ATTGTGGTTGTAGGTATCTGCACAGACATATGTGTGTTTGATTTTGTGGCTACTGTACTCTCTGCTCGAAACCATAGTGTTCTTCCTCCTTTGGAAGATGTGATAGTTTACTCACGTGGATGCGCCACTTATGACCTTCCTCTTCATGTCGCAAAAGACATTAAAGGCGCTCAGGCTCATCCTCAG GAGATGATGCACCATGTAGGTCTATACATGGCTAAAGGAAGAGGAGCTAAGGTAGTCTCTCAAGTTTCTTTTGATCCTTGA
- the LOC106309275 gene encoding LOW QUALITY PROTEIN: protein NETWORKED 2D (The sequence of the model RefSeq protein was modified relative to this genomic sequence to represent the inferred CDS: inserted 7 bases in 5 codons; deleted 4 bases in 2 codons; substituted 1 base at 1 genomic stop codon) translates to MLQRAASNAXSWWWASHIRTKQSKWLEQNLQDIEEKVQYVLKLLQEDGDSFAKRAXRPELITFVEETFRGLGERYDHISTELQNANTTIASVFPDQVPNFAIHDDGDPKFVKRQNXPDKDLKATKKLQPRKSXTGGATKVVVKISGLSNSEAKEEIDKLQTEMEFVKSVKEKQERNCCLQDEFGEGVSISIEDEEARRLMTETAIKSCREKLAELRERQEKSCGEAGEERAKIEESRERLRSMASRLHEFLKKPSLLSKRPQHVVESTEKVDSEKKESVLLDNVLEKQTSSKESDITFNSEQKEGEPDWKEMFTKGMENREKHLLTENTTILRSYKDVKKDLDETKTNNATKDDEXEKMSLLLLQKDLSNTNDLTETDDYSIPIXTCEEQFRLNINELLEENLDFWLRFSTAFGQIQSYDTSIEDLQGEISKLDGSITAVRSDVRPLYLHLREINTDLGLWLEKSAALKEELKARFESLCNIQEEITKALKSSAEDDDFRFTSYQAAKFQGEVLNMKQENNKVADELQAGLDRITALQMEVGRILGKVNDEFDLSGSKKGSDPGGLRHSDSRSRVPLRSFIFGSKQKRAKPSIFSCMHPSLYGKMKAST, encoded by the exons ATGCTGCAGAGAGCTGCGAGTAACGCGTAGTCATGGTGGTGGGCGAGTCATATTCGTACCAAACAATCTAAATGGCTCGAACAAAACCTTCAAG ATATTGAAGAGAAGGTGCAATACGTGTTGAAGCTACTACAAGAAGACGGAGACTCATTCGCCAAGCGCGC GAGACCAGAACTCATAACCTTCGTCGAAGAAACTTTCAGAGGTTTAGGCGAGCGTTACGACCACATCTCCACAGAGCTTCAAAACGCCAACACCACCATCGCCTCTGTCTTCCCTGACCAAGTCCCAAACTTCGCAATCCACGACGATGGCGATCCAAAATTCGTTAAAAGACAGA TCCCTGACAAAGACTTGAAGGCTACCAAGAAGCTTCAGCCGAGGAAGTC CACAGGTGGTGCTACCAAAGTGGTCGTCAAGATCTCTGGTTTGAGCAACTCCGAGGCTAAAGAAGAGATTGACAAGCTGCAGACGGAGATGGAGTTTGTGAAGAGCGTCAAGGAGAAGCAAGAGAGGAACTGCTGTTTGCAAGACGAGTTCGGGGAGGGGGTTTCGATTTCGATCGAAGACGAGGAAGCGAGGAGGCTGATGACCGAGACAGCGATCAAGTCGTGTAGGGAGAAGCTGGCGGAGCTGCGGGAGAGGCAGGAGAAGTCTTGCGGAGAAGCTGGAGAGGAGCGCGCGAAGATTGAGGAGTCTAGAGAGAGGCTTAGGTCGATGGCGAGTCGGCTTCATGAG TTTCTGAAGAAACCATCACTCTTAAGTAAAAGACCACAACATGTTGTGGAATCTACTGAAAAAGTAGATTCTGAGAAGAAAGAGTCAGTGCTTCTTGATAATGTTTTGGAGAAGCAAACGTCTTCTAAAGAATCTGATATCACTTTCAATAGCGAACAGAAAGAAGGTGAACCGGACTGGAAAGAGATGTTCACCAAGGGAATGGAGAACAGAGAGAAGCATTTGCTTACCGAGAACACAACCATTCTAAGGAGCTACAAGGACGTGAAGAAAGATTTGGACGAAACGAAAACAAACAACGCCACAAAAGACGACG AAGAGAAAATGAGCCTCCTCCTGCTGCAGAAGGATCTTTCTAATACCAACGACTTGACTGAAACCGATGACTATTCAATCCCAA ACACCTGCGAGGAACAGTTCAGGCTGAACATCAACGAGCTACTAGAGGAGAATCTTGACTTCTGGCTACGTTTCAGCACGGCGTTCGGGCAGATACAAAGCTACGACACGTCAATAGAAGATCTCCAAGGC GAGATATCGAAGCTGGACGGAAGCATCACGGCTGTGAGATCAGACGTTAGACCGCTTTACCTCCACTTACGGGAGATAAACACAGACCTCGGCCTCTGGCTTGAGAAAAGCGCGGCGCTGAAAGAGGAGCTGAAAGCGAGGTTCGAGTCTCTATGTAACATTCAGGAAGAGATCACTAAAGCACTGAAGTCGAGCGCCGAGGACGACGACTTCAGGTTCACGAGCTACCAGGCTGCAAAGTTTCAAGGAGAGGTGTTGAACATGAAGCAGGAGAACAACAAGGTGGCTGACGAGCTGCAGGCGGGGCTGGATCGCATCACGGCGCTTCAGATGGAGGTTGGCAGGATTCTAGGGAAGGTGAACGACGAGTTTGATCTTTCGGGTTCGAAGAAAGGATCAGATCCTGGTGGTCTCCGGCATTCGGACAGTCGCTCGAGG GTGCCATTGAGGTCGTTTATATTTGGCTCTAAGCAGAAGAGAGCTAAGCCGTCTATATTCTCGTGCATGCATCCCTCACTGTATGGAAAGATGAAGGCTTCTACATAG
- the LOC106307775 gene encoding MADS-box protein SVP, with protein MAREKIQIRKIDNATARQVTFSKRRRGLFKKAEELSVLCDADVALIIFSSTGKLFEFCSSSMREVLERHNLQSKNLEKLDQPSLELQLVENSDHALLSKEIAGKSHRLRQMRGEELQGLNIEELQQLEKALESGLTRVIETKSEKIMNEISYLQRKGMQLMDVNKRLRQQGTQLTEENERLGQQIYNNVHERYGGGESENTAVYEEGHSSESITNAGNSTGAPVDSESSDISLRLGLPYGG; from the exons CTCAAAACGAAGAAGAGGTCTTTTCAAAAAAGCTGAAGAGCTATCCGTTCTCTGCGACGCTGATGTTGCTCTCATCATCTTCTCTTCCACTGGAAAGCTCTTTGAGTTTTGTAGCTCCAG CATGAGGGAAGTGTTAGAGAGGCATAACTTGCAGTCAAAGAACTTGGAGAAGCTAGATCAACCATCTCTTGAGTTACAG CTGGTCGAGAACAGCGATCACGCCCTGTTGAGCAAAGAGATTGCGGGAAAGAGCCACCGATTAAG GCAAATGAGAGGAGAGGAACTTCAAGGACTTAACATTGAAGAACTTCAACAGCTGGAAAAGGCCCTTGAATCCGGTTTGACTCGCGTAATTGAAACCAAG AGTGAAAAGATTATGAATGAGATCAGTTATCTTCAAAGAAAG GGAATGCAACTGATGGACGTGAACAAGCGGCTAAGGCAGCAA GGGACACAGTTAACGGAAGAGAACGAGCGACTAGGTCAGCAG ATATACAATAATGTGCATGAAAGATACGGTGGAGGTGAATCAGAGAACACTGCCGTGTACGAGGAAGGACACTCATCGGAGTCCATTACTAACGCCGGAAACTCCACAGGCGCTCCTGTTGACTCCGAGAGCTCCGATATCTCCCTTAGGCTCGG CTTACCGTATGGTGGTTAG